The Vitis vinifera cultivar Pinot Noir 40024 chromosome 18, ASM3070453v1 region AGGGCTAAGGACTTTGAAAGGTCTTCTCAACTGCAAcatgtcattggtatttaccttcttatgagccactaaccaagcaaaggccCTGACCTTAGAGGGGACTTTTGAGTTCCACAAAAAATTAGTTGGGTAGAAAGGAATAGAATTTGAGACACTAGCTAAggctgagaaaaaaaatttaactgagaaaattttgaaagaggACAGAATCCAAGCTTTCACATCAGAAACAGAAGGAATCAAATGAACAAGGGAAAGTAAAGGTTTTAGTCTTTCAAGATCCACAATCTCCTCATCAGTTAGGTTTCGTCTGAAGACTAGATTCCAAGACAAAGAAGTGTTATTACCCATAATAGCTGAAATAAGACGAGTTTTAGTAGTGATGATTTTGAACAGTCTTGGAAATTGTAAACGAAGAGATTGGTCcccccaccaaagatcttcccaaaaacgaatATCTGGTCCCATCACCACCTAGTGTGTagaaaaaatttgaagacaatgagcaatggccttccaagggtaacgatgtgaccatctaatTATATTCTTGGCGTCCCATCCATCAGGATGTGTCGCATAGATACTCAAAATAACCTGATGCCAAATGGCACAACCTTCCAtacctccaaaaaaaaaaaagaggtggtAATTATTGTGAAAAACACTTGAATGAAAAACCTAGGTGCACAGTAATGTTTTGTGTTTCAATTAGTCTAATGGAAATGTTTTCTTAAATCCATGGACACTTATGCTAATTTGACACCATGTGTATATTTGCCTGAATAGCCAGATTCCTCATTGGAAGAGATTTAAACGAGGAATGTGATTCAAGTGGTGACTGATAATGGCTCCCTTACTTTCCTGCTAATGAGACccttaaagagaaggcaagaAGGAATTTATTTTGGTGACAAAGTACAGcctataatataaatttgatagtTATCAGGTCAGGGCACAATAAGCACACGATAAGCAAAACAAGGAAAAGGATCTTGTAGATCTGCTGCCATCTTAggtaattaatttgataagaaatTAAACCGAAGTACAAACACATCAACACCAGTGAAGGGACAGCATTTTTCAGTGCTTACCGTGGTTTAACTAGAACATCGGAGCAAAAGATCATAagcaaagaagaaaaactttctTTATTAATCAAAAGGAACCAGCAGATACGAGAATAACACAAACTTTGATAAAGAATATGACCAGGTACCAATAACCGTAAGCCACACTGGAACTATCGTCCACAACACCTTCACTGACAAGCGTCTCATTGTCCCTTTCATTCCTTAGTCTGATATTTCTCTTGGATGTTCGCATGTTTACACTACCAGAAGACAGCTGTGGAAAATCCTACTGCTTCTAGTTTGATTAGAGCTATAACAAGTCAAGAAAATCTCACAGTATCACGGGAAAAACTCATACTCAAGGCAGCCCATCTTATCTCACAAGGCACATTAATGATAATTATGAAAGGCAcaagttttatcatttttttttaataagcgaATGAGGTAAAAACACAAATTTATCATtgccaaataaataaataaaaagaaaaattaagctTCTTCCAAAATTCACTACTGCATATAAAAACAAGAAGCAAACAAACCTTCCTCATTGAAGATATGAATTTCTTGTCTATTATGGCAGcctgaaaattaaaaaatccaaaatcaagTAGAtatcagaaaacaaaaaagcatTCTCTGCAGAAGCCCATAAAAGGGGaacaacaaaaagtaaaaatgcTGGTTTTTACTGTTTCACTATTCAATCTCAAGCAGCAAACAACTATGTCAGCACTGCTTGCAAAGTCATAGATAGCTTCATGACCACCCTTCTCATCAACCAATTCATCAGCATTATCATTTGGAGTGGGAAACCCTGAAAATATGACGAAGACAATTACTTAGCAACTACCCAGCAATGAGTTTTGCTGTTTTAGTCTATGAGTTCTTACATACCATTTGATTGGCTAGAATTTAGAGACTGAGAGGCCCAACTCCGTTTTGTAGCAAGAATTCTTACACCAAATGGTCGCAAGCGCTTTGCCAAATCAATCCCAATATTTCCAAACCCCATAATGAATACCTACATGAGCAAAGAAAATTCTAtctatttaagaaaaatgataataggCTATGTGATGATAGTTAATTCCATTGATGACACAGAATTCCACTAAAGCATATtgtaatttgaaataattacaAACCATTACAAAAGTCCACCAAAACATATTGTAATTCAAAATGAGTTTCAACATTTAAATAGATAAGGGAGCTTAATAAGAAGGTACATATCGGAATTACTAAAATACTCTCCTGTTACTAATATCTTGTTATGATTATAGTTAGTTAAACACCCATGCTAGATATAATATGATGAAATATACATAACTAGCAATTGCAGAGACTAAAATATCATTCAACCCCGGGTTGTTTAGATTCCACTCAAACAGATCTCTTTCCTATCCCCAAATTGTATTTCATCAAATAGGGGGGGAGGGGAATGAGGGACAAATTACAATGAAGCACATGGAGCAAAAATTATTCTGCTACCTTGTCTTATGATTTACATTCCATATAAATGTCTTAATAGATCAGAAGAGGCCAGGCcatgtaaaaaatgaaatagactAATCAAATGGAGAGACATAGCTTACTTATTTGTAACATTTGTGTCTTCCATTTCACAAAATCTTACATGCGCGTGTGTTATTTGTCTCACTTGTTGATCGTTTACATTCTTTTTTCCAGCAAAGGAAGAgtttgaaagaaattaaatcCATCATTCCATTTTATTCCTTCAAGTCCAATATTCACTTCACATTTACTTTCATCAATTGATGGCACATTATTTGCGACAAAATACAACAGATAACTCAATTTTGCAAATGAGCAACCATTCCATCATTAtccagaaaagaaaagatttgtACTACAAATTAATCCATGATGCAATCCCTAATTTAACTGGTAAACTGAAACACCATATGTATGATAACCAATACTCCTCAAAGTTCATGCACAAGGACAGTCATTCTCATTGTCCTCACCAACGGTTCTCAGATAAGAATTTGTATACTCCTATGGGGTTTCTTTGTATTTATGCCCACATGGATTTCAAGTAGCACCTATTTCTCTAGCAGCAATTGAACTTTATCACTTTCCAGTCATAGTGACCTAGGTGAATGACTTTCATCTTCTagattctcttctttttctgctATTTCAGTACCAGTGACTTTTCAGTGCCATGTCTCTGTAAGTAATTTATCAAGATTTACCTCAGCCCATTATAAACTTCTccaagaaccaatcatttcttcttTTAGTGCAAACATCCACCACCAACACCCTACCTTTCCTAGGAAAAATTCAATCACatgataatttaaaatccaCTGCTTGTCAATAACTTCTAAGCATAGGAAAACCAATCTAGCTTATTCTTCACTTTTAAATGTTCATTCCTTTTACACCACTGTTGAAATGATTGCATCTCCATTTATTAGTTCACAGAAATCCaacccaacaaaaataaaaacttactGAAATGTTTGGAGCTAGCTACAATAGCCTGTTTCATCATTCAGCCTTACACAGGGCCATTTATTCAGCTAAATAATTGCCTTTCAGGTTGTTTTTCTTGCCATTCCCAATGAGGCAAACATTTCATGCCATTTTTATGAGTTTGCAATAGAATAAGAGGATAATCTTCAACTACCTATTCAGCAATCATACTAAGACAAACTTTCAAGCAGTTGCTGTTGAGAAAAAATATGCTTGGATATCACAAACACAAAGGCAAAgaaaaaggtttaaaaaaaaaaagaaagaaaagaaagaaaaaccaaaaaattaaaaatcccaATAATGGCTTGACCAACAAAAGGGATACTCACAGTTTTTCCAAATAGTGTATCACCAATAGGCTCTCCaactattttctgttttaaagAAATCTGCATCTCTTTCTGCAACAATAGTccaaattatgaagaaaatcaaCATATAAAAAACTGATCCAGAGATTGCAAGAGAACAAGGAATAATGATTATTAGATAATCATAAAAACTCCCAAGGGCCGAGATTAATGAAAGGTCACTAGAACACTGAAGAAATAACAGAATCCAAACCCAGTAAAAGAAGGCAGCAAGAACAAAGGAAGCCAGGAAGCTATGATAAATTTAGAGCTAAGTCAGTAGATTTTAAGTTTTTCTGACTGTTGAGTGCGTGGAGCCTAATTATACTGTGCATTCTTTCCCTTGACTATGGATGAGCCTTTACAGTGGGGGGGGTTGGGTGTTTTACATATGTATTAGCCTACATTATTAGGGTGGTCATTTTCCATTGTGaaaagcaaaggagagaagatCACCGGGAGGTGTGAGATCACCctgtaatttttctttgattataGTGGAAAGTCTACAGCAACAAAGTGGATGTAGGTCTCACATTAACAGTGAACCACATGGTAGATTCTGTGTGTGTGCGCtctatctttttatgttttcttgtGTTGGTATTGCTCTCATAAATAAGGATTTGATATGCTCACAAAAAATCCCAAAAACAAGTAGGATACTGATATGTTCAGATATAGCTACAATAAGTATTTCCTTTTACATAATTATTATGTCATACATGAAAAACCTAAAATTGAGGcctttttcatctaaaattCTGTGGTCATCACTTGTAACAATTCtatgatcatatctccctcctTCCTTTGAGTGTGAGAACTAAATGGCCTAAAGCAAGCAAAGACCTCATTTGCACAGTTTTCTGTAATGGTTTTATAGTTCACAAGAAGTCATCAGTTAcaattacatattttttttaagggtcaAATACACTTGGGTCACTCAACCATTAGGGCTGTTTGCACTTTGCTCCACTTAAATTCAAAATCCAACAATTTGCCCTTTAAAATTGCTAAAGAGTGCTACTctacttttgtttttctttttttcttttctggatggagtttatttgattaacaaaaaaaaaaaaaaaaaaaaaccatgtggCCAGCATGATTTGAAAGTGTAAGAGAATAATATAGGGTTTTAATCCCTTTGAGTGACTCTTATACCCTCATATTTGGGTCAAGCGCAGGGCACATAAGTTTTTCTATAACTGAAAGTAAGCACcattcaaaaaaaatgttttgttttaaCAATTTTGGAGGAGCTaattgttgaattttgaatgtGAGAAGCAAACTATGAAAGGACAAAAAGGCCCCAGGGCCAAAGTGTATTTAacccttttttaaataaaaaacacttcaattagTATATGAGAACcatgcgttttttttttttttaaggcagAGAATGTGGTTTGGAACTCAATCATATCCTAAATGTATCAGGTTATGTCCTAAGTACATCTGGAACATGTCCAACTCATCAAATGTTACTTTTGAATTTGCGATGTGCACGGTGCATAGTCAATGCATATATATTTGTACCCAACGAGTAATTGTATCCAACCTTATCAAATAAGAGCCTTAAGAAGTGTCCATGCTTTAGAAGTTCTAGGAATATGTCACCAGTAGGGGATGAAAAAGCTCCTTAAGAATTGAGATGTGAAGATGTAGCGACATGTCAAGAACAAAGACAGACAAATCAAACTACTCAACAACAAAAGATGCTCTAATCTATGCTTATCACACTAAACTACTGGGAACTTCAATTCAAATGGTAAGTAAGGCCACAAGGAATAGAATCCAAACAGATCCTCAAACTATATCACAAATCTGGCTTCCCAAAATCATATTTTGAGTATCTTGAGGAATTATCCAACCTAAGCTCATAGTTGCAGTGATAACAAGGCAAAAAGCATCAAAGTAATTTCAAGAAACATTGAATTCAAAGAAAAGAGATAGATCAAAAAAACAATAAGAGGTGTTAAGAAGAAAGAGAGATATCATAGGCCATCTTCATCACCAACAACAAATTTTACTACATTACACTAGACTTAATAGCCCTAATAAGGCTGAGATCCAAAAGAAAATAGAACTCTGATTTAACAGAAAGTTTGAACCtcttaaatttggaaatcttgTTTCAGAATTCTATTAAATATTGTGAAACTTCAGTGAAAACGTTGGCAAAAAACATGGAATCTtactaaaaaatgaatttcaaaatattacatataattCAGGTGCCAAGGTACTTCAAATATTTCATATGTTTGCAGTAATATGCTAGTCACTCCACTCCAAATTATCATTTCCTAttcaaaaaggggaaaaaaatgaaatgcttCGTCCATACAAATGGTGTTATCAGAAGACAAAAACATAGTTTTAGTTGTTTAGGTACGAAAAAGAAACTTCCTAAAATGACATTTTTCCAGTTTCATATTTTAGGTGCCAATTGAACCGCCATCCTGGCACTAACCCTTGATTTCTAGTTAAAATCACTCAATCAGTACTGAATTTGAGGGTGAAAGTCGAGAAAGTTGATGAAAGTTTAATAAATTCAATCAGTATAGGCAAAAACAAATCATAACAGCTCAGAATAGTTACTGTACAAGAAAGAAAGATAAGGCAACAAAAAACATATGTGCCTGCATAAAATGTGATATTAATCTAGGAAGAAAGGCTCAAAATAAGTGGTATACTCATataagtataaaagaaaaaagttaaactCACCATATAATttgtttagaaattgaaaaatgcATAGGATTTAACCAATTAGGGAAATAAACAGGTTCTACAATAACATACTTGCTTCCGGAGAAGTCCCAGCATCAGATATATGGCCATTTCTGCACATGAGGCAGCATTACCAGTTTCACCACTCGCGATTCTAGCGACTTTAATTCCACATTTTGTAGCAGCATTGATGTCAACACCTTCATGCAAAGATGTATGACACTATCAATTTGGATGGCACATCAGCAACATAAAGGCAAAAGAATATCAAATGACATGCCCTTGAGGCCTAGCTCAAGTGAAAAAAGGGTTGGGATGGGTTTATGGGAGTTTCCAAGTTCAAATCCCAATGGggaccaaaaaaggaaaaaaaaaaaaaaaaagaagaaataaatttacctataaaaaaaaataatatagatatatatatatatattatatgacaTTCAAGTGAAAATATCGAAACCCAATAACTTTTACTGTAGTGAAATAAGTAACATATGATACTCACCTTCTAGCCCAACACCAAACTGCATTATAAGCTTCATCTTATTTGCACgagaaataatatttgaatctAGCCGCATGCTTTTTACTATACACATATCATAGTCAGCAATAACATCAGGCACATCTTCAAAGGAAGAATCATCCACCTACAAAATAGAAgctttaaatatttaattgatACATTATATAAGCCCAACATTTCAGAGAAAGAAAATCTGAATGCTATAACAGGCATGCTTATTTCACTGATATATTGTTATATctgtgttattatttttttgtgcattataattttcatatgaaaaggataaaagaaaaataaatataagcaACAACATTAAACCTGGATAAATGGGTAGTTTTGTAAATATTCTCTAGTGTATTTATTTGAAGCAGGAAAATTTGGCCCACAAAAGAGAAGACGAGTGATGCAACCGTTGCTATCCTTAACCATTTTCTCTATCTTCCTTGGAAACACTGCACTGAAAAACCTcagaattaaaaaatgaaagcataaatGAGCTTTTTCAATCAAAGGAAAATACAATATTTCTTTTCTGCATTGCTCATTTATCACTCGAAGATTTAATTCCTTCTCCATAAAGTAATAAGGAGAGGGAAAAAGAGAAGCCTAGTGCATGAAGAAATTACCCATGCATAATGCCATacaaaagaatagaaaaaattagcAAATTTGGAATTAACATTGCACAGAAATATGAAGTAGGGTTGTAGTCCCCCATGCAGGACAGATGCATAGTGCACCATAAGATGACTGCTTAGGATAAAATGAGAAGAACAGGTATATAGAAGTTGAAACAGACTATATCTGCATTGTATATTTTCATGTGTCTAGGACCAAATCATAAGTGCCTAAAAATTATGTTAATGATTTAGACAGTAGAACATATGGTTAGATTGATGAAGTAATAATAGAACCAAGAAAACTAATTTAAGGTTGAAGTGGATCTCTGTAAGAAAACTaggatgtttttctcttttcataaCAGATGATCACTAAGTAAAAGAATAAATGGTACAAGCAATAGGGAGGATGAGAGATCTGGCTttgagaagaaagagaagagctGGAAAGCACAAAACCATACAATAAAACCACCAAAATCCTCATAAAGATACATGAAACCCAACAAAAACATCTTAGTCCAAGATCCAGTCTCGGTCAGCACATTAGCCAATTTCTTAGACAATCTAGGCTTCGAAGAAGCAAAACATCCTCAAACATCCTTAATCTCCAAATCTGGTGACTCAACCACTAAGGGCTTCCCCCCACTAAAAGAGGCCCAAGGAATGACCAGAAAGAACCTGCCTCTACAGTAATATTAGAAATTCCCATTGTCAAAGCAACTAAAATGGCTCAAATCTCCAACTGCATAGCAAATCAAAACCTGCATGTTTAGGATAAGCTAAAAGTAGGTTATAAATAGTTCCAAATAACCCCTTCCAAGCCCATCTGGCCTAGATAACTTAAGAACACCCACTTGAGAGTAAGAAAACTTACAGAGGAATCATCTGAAGATTATTCCTTGTTTTACCCTCATTTCCCCAGAAAGTAACCCCCTAATAACCATGATGTTAAATGGAAATTCAGAGAATTCCTTAGATTTCTGAAAGGCCCAAAACAGCCAGAGAAGTAAAAGGCAGGGATGCATCCCACACGATGTTCGTGGTTCTCTATTAGTTTATATGCTTGtataaaaaacacaaacaaataaataaatgaaatttctaCCACCCCTTAGTAATTTCCAACCAAATGACCCAAATAGGAGCTGAAAAGCCACTGTTCCAGAGGACTATACTGCACTGAGtgcttccccccccccccctcccccttcCTAAAGCCCCCcaaaaaaatggagataaaCCATCATAATTCAAATCTCCTTCAAAGCCATGCAAGCAATTCTAGCCACCCAAATAAATTCTCAGTCAATAGAAGCAGccccagacaaaagaaaaaggaaaaaaaaatgtgcctTCACTCCATTTCTCATGTGCAAGTACAtttttgggctttttttttttataggtaatttttttccctttttctttttttgtccccattgggattTGAACCTAGAAACTCCCATAAACCCACCCCAAGcacttgagccaagcctcaaggGCTACATTTTTGGGCTATTACCTTTGTAGGGTTGCTTGGAGAGCAATTGATCCTCTTGTTGAGCTGCTATAGTGCAAATGCTTTAATTTTCAGAAGGGCTTTGGTCTTATCCTATAAAATCAGGCAGAAAAAAGACCTGTTTTCACATTTGGATAAGGTATAGAAAGAATTGAAGATAAACAAACCCCATTTACCTACAAAGTCTAACAACACTTTCAGGACAGATGAGGACATGCAGATGTCTTCAAGAGACAAAAGGATAGTCACAATCAGTAAGGTTTTCCTTCAAATCAAAGTTCCAGAAGAAGAATTGTTAGAAGGGAATAGAGGTTCACAATAGGAAGCTTCTCTCGACCTCAAAACTCAATAAAGACAGAAAGGGGAAATTTTCAAGGGCTGTTTAACCCGCAAAGGACTTCCAAGAACTGAATTTTAATGCCATTATGGAAAACAAGTCTCATTTAGAGGGAAAACCTAAGACATTTGGAAATGGTTTCTTAAGGCAGAGATGAGAATTCCTTCTGACCCCACCTATTAAACTAAAGACCACACTTACTAATGATAATAACATCTAAACTCCCCATGccagatcaaataataatagtagAGGTGACCTTCATAGGAATTTTAAAGTATACATGTATCATTTAATAAGCAGAGATATGAGACAAATAAGACTGAACTAAGGCCAATCCTACCCCCACAGGAGATAACTGGTTCCAGAAACCCAAACCTCTGAGGCTCCACCCAGGCATTTTGTAGGCCACTTGCTAATGCCACACTCAACCAAATAATTAAATCCAAAGATCATCCTGAAGGCTCTAAGGATTAGAAGACATTTGGAGTGTGGACCAATCCACATGAAAACCTTCCAGTAATCCTTGCCTCCTGCTCTAAATATTATCTGCCAAATGACATTTACTGCCAAAGGTAATAACACAGAGGAGGGGCCCCCTTGTGTAAGAACACTGAAAGCCTGGCTTGCTATAAGCATCAGATCACTGTCATTTGATAAAATACCTAGAATCCATAAGTGCCACCCTTGCCAAATCTTCTTTCCCTCATAGTATGGTCAAGGAATCCTACTCCACATGCTTAtggggtttttcaaaatctgcTTTGGATACGACTCTTCCCTCCAACCTGAGTAGATCTAATCTCTCATCCGTAATCTCATTAGCAATAAGCACTACATTAAGAATTTTTTCCCTCCGACAGTGCCACTTGGGAGGAAGACATAATGTCTAAAAGCACATTGTAGAGATATTCAGAAAAAGACATGGTAATTAACCTATATAGGCTTGCCATGAAGctaaaatatctaaaatccTATATCATATTGATACTATATCTTTGGAACTAAGGCGGTGAAAATTGAAATAGTGTTAGATTGGAGCTCCCTAAGGTTTCAAAAGATGTTTGGCTTGATGATCCTCCTGCACTCTTGGTAAAATGCCATAGAGAGTCCATCAGATTTGTAATCCTGTCACTATGTCTTCTGGAAATCACTTGTTCAATTTTAGTCTCCTTGAAAGTTTTTCTCTGAAATTTAACACTCTCAAGGGATATCATGGCCTGATCCAAGCTCTATAACCTACGATTAGACAATATGTCTTTCCTATACCAGGCGCAGAAGAACTATAAATTTTCTTAGGGAATCAACTGTTAAATATCCAAGATCACCCCTTTTTAGAGATCAAACTCGTAACATTGTTCACCTCTCACATCACAGCCGACTATGTTAAAGCAGAAATACTCACAGACTCTGGGATTtaagaattcaaaaaattattaagcaaGTTAGTACAGATTGGTCCAAATGAATGGTAAATTAGTTGTTCCTAGAATTCACCGCAAACTCCAGAAACATTTCATTTCAGTGGACCTGCAAGCTCAATGACTATAAGAAATAATCAACTTTACATTTTATAAGTTCCATAAGAATGCCCACTAGCTTGCAGCAAAAGACCCACAATCTTAATAATGCAGCTATTACTCTAACCCCAAATGAATCTATCCTAGAATTAAAGCAACTGTGTTATGTTCTTACCAGCCttaattttgaacttttttcccttttcccatCCTCCCAGAAACTACAATTTCCCCCTCACAAGTGTCGTAAGTTGCCTAAGAGCTCCTCTTTTCACTCTCATTGTTAGTATTGTCATACCTTCCACCAGTTAACATGGATCTTAGCTTTCGTTCAGACTTTTAGATTTTGATGGTAATATTTATTTCCACCAACTTCTTCCTCAGCATCATCTAGGCTCCATTTGGATCtccaaaagaataaagaaaaaaatgatggaaatgctTGAGACAGAACTCCATTTTTATTAACTTTcagcattttccttttcttctccaaCAGCCAATTATTTGAGTGATGATGATAACACTTATACACACCCCATAATACCACCTTGCTACGAATCATAAAAACccaacaaacaaaaaagaaacagaaacagaaagagagagagagacagagagagagaagagcACACAAAACAAAGCAAACTCAAAAATAGACCATCCTGCCAATTAGCAAATAAGTCATGTAAATGAAATACTTTTTGCGGATGATGAAGACCCAATGAGGCAGAATCCCAAGTGAGTCCTCTAAATGCTTTTTAGTTTGCCTACGATTGATGGCAAATGATAATAACCCAACAAAACAGAAAGCCTAATTGCTCCTCCAAAATTGACTGAACAGGCACATCAATCAAGTACCTGAGAACAAAAATACACTTACAAATAAAAGAACAGACTGCTAAATTAAACTATATGAATGAAATCATTTCATCAATTTATGATGACCCAACAGAGCAGAGAGCCCAAATGGATCCTCTCGATGGTTGTTAGGTATGACAAAATTCATTCAATTACCTGACAGAAACAAACAAAGAGGTAAACACACCCACCAGTAGACTgaaccatgaaaatgaaatatttctAGCAAATATTAATGCCTAATAAAAGCAGGGAGCCCAAACGGATCCTCTAAGAGTTGCTCAGTTTATCAGAACTTACTCCAAACACATCAATCAATTTCCTGGAACACTCAAAAGAAGAAATGGGGCAAATGAAACAATTTTAAACCCAGAAAATGGGTCCTCTAAATTCTTGTTAGTTTCATGAAAATTTAGCAATCAAACACGTCCACCAACTACCAGAAACAAATAaacaatgaaggaaaatgaaagaaacccAGAGAGAATCTGATAATAGATGATGGGGAATTCGAATTTTGGGTGGCTACCTGCTAAAGAATTGAAACGCTACTTTGGAAACAATCCCAAATGCCGGCTTACAAACCACCATAGCCGTCATATGGCACGATTGTGACATTTTTTCACTGGAAAATGGGTTTTTTGCCGGTACTGGTTTGGGCTTAACCCGTCTGGGTTGTGCCCATTCGAAAACAGTGCTCGAATTTGTTTTCCAAAAATGGGCAAATTTCTCAAGCAGTttggatggaaaaaaaaaattgaaatccgagtttgaaatggaagaaattcaTACAAAGAAAGGATTTCCATTCAGAtttgatagaaaatatttttttattttttat contains the following coding sequences:
- the LOC100258500 gene encoding uncharacterized protein LOC100258500 isoform X2, which translates into the protein MCLDAVFPRKIEKMVKDSNGCITRLLFCGPNFPASNKYTREYLQNYPFIQVDDSSFEDVPDVIADYDMCIVKSMRLDSNIISRANKMKLIMQFGVGLEGVDINAATKCGIKVARIASGETGNAASCAEMAIYLMLGLLRKQKEMQISLKQKIVGEPIGDTLFGKTVFIMGFGNIGIDLAKRLRPFGVRILATKRSWASQSLNSSQSNGFPTPNDNADELVDEKGGHEAIYDFASSADIVVCCLRLNSETAAIIDKKFISSMRKGGLLINIARGGLMDYEAVAYHLESGHLGGLGTDVTWTEPFNPDDQILKFQNVIVTPHVAGVTEHSYRSMAKVVGDIALQLHAGAPLTGLEFVN
- the LOC100258500 gene encoding uncharacterized protein LOC100258500 isoform X4, whose protein sequence is MFPRKIEKMVKDSNGCITRLLFCGPNFPASNKYTREYLQNYPFIQVDDSSFEDVPDVIADYDMCIVKSMRLDSNIISRANKMKLIMQFGVGLEGVDINAATKCGIKVARIASGETGNAASCAEMAIYLMLGLLRKQKEMQISLKQKIVGEPIGDTLFGKTVFIMGFGNIGIDLAKRLRPFGVRILATKRSWASQSLNSSQSNGFPTPNDNADELVDEKGGHEAIYDFASSADIVVCCLRLNSETAAIIDKKFISSMRKGGLLINIARGGLMDYEAVAYHLESGHLGGLGTDVTWTEPFNPDDQILKFQNVIVTPHVAGVTEHSYRSMAKVVGDIALQLHAGAPLTGLEFVN
- the LOC100258500 gene encoding uncharacterized protein LOC100258500 isoform X1, whose protein sequence is MSQSCHMTAMVVCKPAFGIVSKVAFQFFSSAVFPRKIEKMVKDSNGCITRLLFCGPNFPASNKYTREYLQNYPFIQVDDSSFEDVPDVIADYDMCIVKSMRLDSNIISRANKMKLIMQFGVGLEGVDINAATKCGIKVARIASGETGNAASCAEMAIYLMLGLLRKQKEMQISLKQKIVGEPIGDTLFGKTVFIMGFGNIGIDLAKRLRPFGVRILATKRSWASQSLNSSQSNGFPTPNDNADELVDEKGGHEAIYDFASSADIVVCCLRLNSETAAIIDKKFISSMRKGGLLINIARGGLMDYEAVAYHLESGHLGGLGTDVTWTEPFNPDDQILKFQNVIVTPHVAGVTEHSYRSMAKVVGDIALQLHAGAPLTGLEFVN
- the LOC100258500 gene encoding uncharacterized protein LOC100258500 isoform X5, encoding MVKDSNGCITRLLFCGPNFPASNKYTREYLQNYPFIQVDDSSFEDVPDVIADYDMCIVKSMRLDSNIISRANKMKLIMQFGVGLEGVDINAATKCGIKVARIASGETGNAASCAEMAIYLMLGLLRKQKEMQISLKQKIVGEPIGDTLFGKTVFIMGFGNIGIDLAKRLRPFGVRILATKRSWASQSLNSSQSNGFPTPNDNADELVDEKGGHEAIYDFASSADIVVCCLRLNSETAAIIDKKFISSMRKGGLLINIARGGLMDYEAVAYHLESGHLGGLGTDVTWTEPFNPDDQILKFQNVIVTPHVAGVTEHSYRSMAKVVGDIALQLHAGAPLTGLEFVN